In Porphyromonas cangingivalis, a genomic segment contains:
- the rplU gene encoding 50S ribosomal protein L21, with protein MYGIVEIQGQQFKVENGQKLFVHHIKNVAQGDTVEFDRVLLLDNGSVKVGSPVVDGAKVVCEVLDPLVKGEKVLIFHKKRRKGYRKLNGHRQQFTRLAVKEIIG; from the coding sequence ATGTACGGAATCGTAGAGATTCAAGGCCAACAATTTAAGGTCGAGAACGGACAAAAGCTATTTGTCCACCACATTAAGAATGTCGCTCAAGGTGACACTGTCGAATTTGACAGAGTTCTTCTCCTTGACAACGGTAGCGTGAAGGTCGGTTCACCTGTCGTAGACGGTGCCAAGGTCGTATGCGAAGTACTTGACCCACTCGTGAAGGGTGAGAAGGTGCTTATCTTCCACAAGAAGCGCAGAAAAGGCTATCGCAAACTTAATGGCCACCGCCAACAGTTTACAAGACTCGCAGTCAAGGAAATTATTGGTTGA
- the rpmA gene encoding 50S ribosomal protein L27 codes for MAHKKGVGSSKNGRESHSKRLGVKKYGGEVVKAGNIIVRQRGTQHHPGDNVGMGKDHTLYALIDGVVVFSRKRNDRSFVSIQA; via the coding sequence ATGGCACATAAAAAAGGTGTTGGTAGTTCTAAGAACGGTCGCGAATCACACAGCAAGCGACTTGGTGTTAAGAAATATGGTGGTGAAGTAGTAAAGGCGGGCAACATCATCGTTCGTCAACGTGGCACTCAGCACCATCCCGGTGACAACGTAGGTATGGGTAAGGATCACACACTATACGCGCTTATCGATGGCGTGGTAGTGTTCTCTCGCAAGAGAAATGACCGCTCATTCGTATCTATCCAAGCTTAA
- a CDS encoding C40 family peptidase, whose translation MQRKIIILILTLLVMGTTSCRVHKPAVVGRVCLPPSPLELEVEERIEDLSLELKTPVTIEDNLTLYEFVKDWLRVPYRYGAYSKAGTDCSGFVYHLYKDVYGIDVTRTSAQGLREKCRAIDKTELKEGDLVFFNIRNRRGGAASHVGVYLKNGLFVHAATRSGVTISRMSDGYYTRYYLSSGRILE comes from the coding sequence TTGCAACGCAAGATAATCATACTTATACTCACGCTCCTTGTCATGGGGACGACCTCTTGCAGAGTCCATAAGCCTGCAGTAGTGGGTCGTGTGTGCCTGCCTCCCAGTCCACTCGAATTGGAGGTAGAAGAAAGGATAGAAGACCTTTCGCTTGAACTGAAAACTCCGGTCACAATAGAAGATAATCTCACCCTTTATGAGTTTGTCAAGGATTGGCTTCGTGTCCCATACAGATATGGGGCATACAGCAAGGCAGGCACGGATTGTTCGGGATTCGTCTATCACTTGTACAAGGATGTTTATGGGATAGATGTGACCCGCACTTCAGCTCAGGGGTTGAGAGAGAAGTGTAGGGCAATAGACAAGACTGAACTAAAAGAGGGAGACCTTGTCTTCTTCAATATACGAAACAGACGTGGAGGAGCTGCGTCTCATGTGGGTGTCTATCTCAAAAATGGTCTCTTCGTCCACGCTGCCACTCGCTCAGGAGTAACAATATCCAGAATGAGTGATGGATACTACACGAGATATTATCTCTCTTCGGGTAGGATTTTAGAATGA
- a CDS encoding HAD family hydrolase, producing the protein MSDISVRPKRKPSLVLFDMDGVLFDTMPYHADSWYTTAKAYGLEATRDEFYLYEGQKGSDTIRHLYKRQFGREASEAFVSEVYNHKTTLFREQTEITLIPGIEPLIRHFKNEGIKIGVVTGSSKSNALSRIGAYLANDIDLNNVITADDCILGKPDAEPYKRGMALFDAIPEETLVIENAPYGVEAASKSEAFVVAVMTGPVPEKILYDNGADVVLPDMASVMNWWVTNYDNK; encoded by the coding sequence ATGTCCGATATATCTGTTCGTCCAAAGCGTAAGCCTTCACTGGTGCTCTTTGACATGGATGGGGTGCTCTTTGACACGATGCCCTATCATGCAGACTCTTGGTACACGACAGCCAAAGCTTACGGCCTGGAGGCTACGAGGGATGAATTTTATCTCTACGAAGGGCAAAAGGGGAGTGATACGATCAGACATCTGTACAAGAGACAGTTTGGTAGAGAAGCAAGTGAGGCTTTTGTGAGTGAGGTCTACAATCATAAGACAACGCTTTTCCGAGAACAGACCGAAATAACACTCATCCCGGGGATCGAACCCCTTATCCGACACTTCAAAAACGAAGGAATAAAGATCGGTGTGGTCACAGGGAGTTCAAAGAGTAACGCCTTGAGCAGAATAGGAGCGTATTTGGCGAACGATATCGACCTGAACAATGTCATAACAGCAGATGATTGCATCCTTGGAAAACCGGATGCAGAACCCTATAAAAGAGGAATGGCTCTATTTGATGCGATCCCGGAGGAGACCTTGGTCATCGAAAACGCACCTTATGGTGTCGAAGCAGCCTCCAAAAGCGAGGCTTTCGTCGTTGCGGTGATGACCGGACCTGTCCCCGAAAAGATTCTGTACGACAATGGTGCAGATGTCGTCCTGCCTGACATGGCAAGTGTCATGAATTGGTGGGTCACGAACTATGATAACAAATAA
- a CDS encoding TrmH family RNA methyltransferase: MPTFQQLSQKELKLYSSLKMKKYREQYGMFVAEGQKVVEETISFFEVVAVLSSSEERINDLKHKHPLEDHKVRITGEREMERLSALDKGRDLIAVYNLPETAPLPESLGLCVALDSVQNPGNMGTIIRLCDWLGIRHLLCGEGCVDIYNPKVVQATAGALGSVVVHENVVLKDVLPQHFKIICGTKMEGIPIGEATQYNRDNSLCILFGNEGHGISQELQDICTDFYAIPAAPSSTTESLNVGISAAIILSKFIGLT; the protein is encoded by the coding sequence ATGCCGACCTTTCAACAACTGTCCCAAAAGGAGCTTAAACTCTACTCCTCCCTCAAGATGAAGAAGTATAGGGAGCAGTACGGTATGTTCGTTGCAGAGGGGCAGAAAGTGGTCGAAGAGACTATAAGCTTCTTTGAGGTTGTGGCTGTACTGTCGTCTTCCGAAGAGAGGATCAATGACCTAAAGCATAAACATCCTCTCGAAGACCACAAGGTACGAATCACAGGGGAGAGAGAAATGGAGCGTCTTTCGGCTTTGGACAAAGGGCGAGATCTCATTGCTGTTTACAACTTACCCGAGACTGCCCCCCTCCCAGAAAGTCTTGGGCTATGCGTTGCCTTGGACTCGGTACAAAACCCCGGAAACATGGGGACTATCATCCGTCTCTGCGATTGGTTGGGGATACGTCATCTCTTGTGTGGCGAGGGCTGTGTGGATATTTACAACCCCAAAGTCGTCCAAGCGACGGCGGGAGCTTTAGGCTCTGTTGTTGTTCACGAAAATGTTGTACTCAAGGATGTTCTTCCACAACATTTCAAAATCATCTGTGGAACAAAGATGGAAGGCATCCCCATCGGGGAAGCAACACAATACAATCGGGATAATTCGCTTTGTATCCTCTTTGGCAATGAAGGACATGGTATCTCTCAGGAGCTTCAAGATATCTGTACAGATTTTTACGCCATCCCTGCGGCTCCATCTTCGACGACAGAGTCTCTCAATGTAGGCATCAGTGCCGCAATCATTCTCTCAAAATTTATTGGTTTGACCTAA
- a CDS encoding peptidylprolyl isomerase — MLRTIFITLTVIALTTLSVLAQSLTEKEVMIEFKTNKGTFIVKLYNETPKHRDNFLKLVRNNSYDNIIFHRVINGFMIQAGGNVLKGNEETKTQLEEQHKETLEAEFMYPKLFHKQGVLAAARIGDDENPEKRSSSFQFYIVTGKFFLDHELEKMFKKKGLPLPKEVKDVYLGKGGAPHLDGEYTVFGEVIKGDRVIDKIQHIETDDEDAPIKPVYIKSTKIIDK; from the coding sequence ATGCTCAGAACAATCTTCATCACACTTACAGTCATTGCACTTACGACACTTTCTGTCTTGGCTCAGTCCCTGACAGAGAAGGAGGTCATGATCGAGTTCAAAACCAATAAAGGGACATTTATAGTCAAATTGTACAACGAGACACCTAAGCATCGAGACAACTTCCTGAAACTCGTCAGGAACAACAGTTATGACAACATCATCTTCCACCGTGTCATCAACGGCTTCATGATCCAAGCAGGGGGTAATGTCCTCAAGGGCAACGAAGAGACTAAGACACAACTGGAAGAGCAACACAAAGAGACTTTGGAGGCCGAATTTATGTATCCAAAGCTCTTCCACAAGCAAGGCGTACTTGCAGCCGCTCGTATAGGTGATGACGAAAATCCTGAAAAGAGATCAAGCTCCTTTCAGTTTTATATCGTGACAGGGAAGTTCTTCCTCGATCACGAATTAGAAAAGATGTTCAAGAAAAAAGGGCTTCCTCTCCCCAAAGAAGTCAAAGATGTGTATTTGGGAAAAGGTGGTGCCCCTCACTTGGACGGCGAGTACACAGTCTTCGGTGAAGTAATAAAAGGGGATAGGGTCATCGATAAGATACAACACATCGAGACCGACGATGAAGACGCACCCATCAAACCGGTGTACATCAAGTCCACCAAAATAATAGACAAATAA
- a CDS encoding YihY/virulence factor BrkB family protein: MDQQQKAQEELKKIQKERQESQSKTSKISTGIKKAIKFVSHDMWRLYSNDVGGFKGYLLNAVKVLYISVTEFINGNVSQKASALTYTTLLSIVPFFAIILSIATGFGMKESVQEQLYYYLPGHSAELQKAFEFVQSYMDQIQGGVVIGIGILILLYSVISLMVTIEDTFNEVWHISNTREWSKRLLGYMAAFVLLPLVMAMSAGTNVFITSLQNVSLVGDISLSPLVETLLRVIPFIAVVLIFTFLYWIMPNTKVGFVAAFVPGLIAGIAFHTFQFLYISGQIWVSKYNAIYGSFAAIPLLLLFIQLAWLICLFGAQLSYAIQNIERYAYKKECANISRRFIDFVALVIMKKVCKNFKYQETPYTAELLAKESNLPIIIVTDTLNKLMDANLLLEHPIKGEPYSPVYLPNMEIDKITVGRVLSALDRLGAEEFGIDIWDKYADEWNTIRNARINPVEESERLVIDL, translated from the coding sequence ATGGATCAACAACAAAAAGCTCAAGAAGAACTAAAAAAAATACAGAAAGAGAGACAAGAAAGCCAATCAAAAACGAGCAAGATATCTACCGGCATCAAGAAGGCAATCAAGTTTGTCTCCCATGACATGTGGCGTCTCTACTCCAATGATGTCGGAGGCTTCAAGGGGTATCTGCTCAATGCAGTCAAGGTACTCTACATCTCGGTGACAGAGTTTATCAACGGCAATGTCAGCCAGAAAGCCTCAGCCCTTACCTATACAACCCTCCTATCCATAGTCCCCTTCTTTGCCATCATCCTGAGCATAGCCACAGGGTTTGGGATGAAGGAGTCCGTACAAGAACAACTCTATTACTACCTCCCGGGACATAGTGCAGAGCTTCAGAAAGCTTTCGAATTTGTCCAAAGCTACATGGATCAGATCCAAGGCGGAGTGGTCATCGGTATCGGTATCCTCATACTTCTCTATTCGGTCATCAGCCTGATGGTGACCATAGAAGACACATTCAACGAAGTCTGGCACATATCCAACACCCGAGAGTGGAGCAAAAGGCTTCTCGGCTACATGGCTGCCTTCGTACTCCTACCACTGGTGATGGCCATGTCTGCAGGTACCAACGTCTTCATCACCTCCCTCCAAAATGTCTCTCTTGTCGGGGACATCTCCCTTTCGCCACTCGTGGAGACACTCCTGAGAGTAATTCCATTCATTGCCGTCGTACTGATCTTCACATTTCTTTACTGGATCATGCCGAACACAAAGGTCGGTTTCGTCGCAGCCTTCGTCCCGGGCCTCATTGCCGGGATAGCCTTCCACACCTTCCAATTCTTGTACATCTCCGGTCAGATATGGGTGAGCAAATACAATGCCATCTACGGTAGTTTTGCAGCCATTCCCCTCCTCCTCCTCTTCATACAGTTAGCTTGGCTGATCTGTCTCTTTGGGGCACAGCTCTCCTATGCCATCCAAAACATCGAACGCTACGCATACAAGAAGGAGTGCGCGAACATCAGCAGGCGTTTCATTGATTTTGTGGCACTTGTGATCATGAAGAAAGTTTGCAAAAACTTCAAATACCAAGAGACTCCCTACACGGCCGAACTCCTTGCCAAGGAAAGTAATCTCCCCATCATCATCGTGACCGATACTCTTAACAAACTCATGGATGCCAATCTCCTCCTCGAACACCCGATCAAAGGAGAGCCCTACTCTCCCGTCTACCTCCCCAATATGGAGATAGACAAGATCACCGTCGGTCGGGTACTATCGGCACTTGATCGCTTGGGCGCAGAAGAGTTTGGCATCGACATCTGGGACAAGTATGCAGACGAATGGAACACCATCCGCAATGCACGCATCAATCCCGTCGAAGAGTCCGAACGTCTCGTGATCGACCTCTAA
- a CDS encoding carboxypeptidase-like regulatory domain-containing protein, translating to MKIRSPRVLGVVLISLLSITLTFAQERHRLSGKVYEMVKGKRTPLPHASVSLPVYKMGGNSQMDGKYLIKGIPTGRVRVLVSFVGKQSIDTLVLVDKDMILDFVLRESQFDVRKYAEK from the coding sequence ATGAAGATAAGATCACCAAGGGTATTGGGTGTTGTACTTATTTCCCTATTAAGCATCACTTTGACTTTTGCGCAGGAGCGACATCGGCTCTCCGGAAAGGTCTACGAGATGGTCAAGGGGAAGCGCACTCCTCTCCCTCACGCCTCCGTCTCCTTGCCCGTGTACAAGATGGGAGGTAATTCTCAGATGGATGGGAAATACCTGATCAAGGGTATTCCGACAGGTCGTGTCCGTGTCCTTGTCTCCTTTGTGGGCAAGCAGAGTATCGACACGCTCGTCCTCGTGGATAAGGATATGATCCTCGACTTTGTCCTCCGTGAGTCTCAGTTCGACGTAAGAAAATATGCTGAAAAATAA
- a CDS encoding porin — protein MTKRLFLAAIVALMTLVSAYAQREHYTSDTSLAEQLKLIKEKQDRFNLYLNTHFSADMMWDDHDFQRAKFNGKQLRIEARGNISDKVSYRLLQRLNTSNDATRAYDNLPLSIDVAGIGVQLSEKFSLFIGKQCTAYGGVEFDFNPIVVYEFADMIEYSPSFMTGANLIFRPVETQKFQFQILNARTGTLEETYPWIPKEKLTDSKAPILGTINWSGRVTSFWNTLWSYSYMMQTDHHGQHYFALGNELKFGPVSGYFDAMYSREGLNAKPLIPVVENAEYLSFIAKLSCRVLPKWNLFVKGMYETGFQGKDQWLNGELMRSSYGYFAGVEYFPHWENLRFFLTYVGRAYVHEFDSKLDNNTHRLSLGFIYQLPLF, from the coding sequence ATGACAAAAAGATTGTTTTTGGCGGCGATCGTCGCCCTTATGACTCTGGTGAGTGCCTATGCTCAACGCGAACACTATACCAGTGACACCTCTCTTGCCGAGCAACTCAAACTGATCAAGGAAAAGCAAGACCGCTTCAACCTCTATCTCAATACCCACTTCAGTGCAGACATGATGTGGGACGATCATGACTTCCAACGTGCGAAGTTCAACGGCAAACAGCTCCGTATCGAAGCACGTGGTAACATCAGCGACAAGGTCTCTTACCGTCTCCTCCAGCGTCTCAATACCTCCAACGATGCAACCCGGGCGTATGACAACCTACCTCTATCGATCGATGTGGCAGGGATAGGTGTACAGTTGTCCGAGAAGTTTTCGCTCTTTATCGGTAAACAATGTACCGCATACGGAGGGGTGGAGTTTGACTTCAATCCCATCGTGGTGTACGAGTTTGCGGACATGATCGAATACTCACCCAGTTTCATGACGGGTGCGAACCTCATCTTCCGCCCCGTGGAGACACAGAAGTTTCAGTTCCAGATACTCAATGCACGCACAGGCACGCTCGAAGAGACTTACCCATGGATTCCGAAAGAAAAGCTCACAGACAGCAAGGCTCCCATCCTCGGTACGATCAACTGGAGCGGGCGTGTGACATCCTTCTGGAACACCCTTTGGTCCTACTCCTACATGATGCAGACCGACCATCATGGGCAGCACTATTTCGCACTCGGAAATGAGTTGAAGTTCGGCCCTGTTTCAGGATATTTCGACGCGATGTACTCGCGCGAAGGGCTCAATGCAAAGCCCCTCATCCCGGTTGTCGAGAATGCCGAATACCTCTCATTCATCGCCAAGCTCTCATGTCGCGTGCTCCCGAAGTGGAACCTCTTTGTGAAAGGAATGTACGAAACAGGATTTCAGGGCAAGGATCAGTGGCTGAATGGCGAATTGATGCGTTCTTCGTATGGCTATTTTGCCGGAGTGGAATACTTCCCCCACTGGGAAAACCTGAGATTCTTCCTCACCTATGTCGGCCGTGCATACGTTCACGAGTTTGACAGCAAACTTGACAACAACACCCACCGTCTCTCTCTCGGATTTATCTACCAGCTCCCTCTATTCTGA
- a CDS encoding glycosyltransferase: MKVLLINTYSGGGGAAVAARRLLEALDAIGVEARLLIATDGAQVDADVIAPYHKGRWGKWAWKVDFVTERLSLLPHVGYERTRLFKYSPDSGSDVSNHPWVAWADVIHLHWIQHAFVSLRGIEALVATGKPLLWSLHDLWPITGGCHIPYFSANGKVERCAKFHHHCTACPILSGGRPRDLSWRQYRRKSKLPYDKIHFLAVSRAVADEVRASVLARYSDVSILPNMIDPNIFRPLSGEHPEGFRVLFVGARPDDPIKGLPLCKEILCKACDRSEAFAKYATFVCVGVPKDNQALADFPVAVEAMGAVHSTEELVRLYNSARVTLSTSLFETFGQTLLESVACGTPALAFEVGGISDIILSENGLLIPPYDTSAMAQALLHLFEHPEEWAQKERVSATASRFYAETVAEQARAIYASMLSE; the protein is encoded by the coding sequence ATGAAAGTCCTACTGATCAATACTTACTCCGGAGGTGGCGGTGCTGCCGTTGCGGCTCGACGACTGCTCGAAGCTCTCGATGCCATTGGTGTCGAAGCTCGTCTGCTGATCGCCACCGATGGTGCGCAGGTAGATGCCGATGTCATTGCTCCTTATCACAAGGGACGATGGGGTAAGTGGGCTTGGAAGGTCGATTTCGTCACCGAACGCCTCTCGCTCCTGCCACACGTGGGGTATGAGAGGACAAGGCTCTTCAAATACTCTCCCGACAGCGGAAGTGATGTCTCAAATCATCCTTGGGTGGCGTGGGCTGATGTGATCCACCTGCATTGGATACAACACGCATTTGTCTCCCTCCGAGGCATCGAGGCTCTTGTCGCTACGGGCAAACCACTGCTTTGGTCGCTACACGACTTATGGCCGATCACGGGAGGGTGTCATATACCATATTTTTCGGCAAACGGAAAAGTGGAGCGGTGTGCCAAGTTTCATCACCACTGTACGGCTTGTCCCATCCTTTCGGGAGGACGACCCCGGGACCTCTCTTGGCGACAGTACCGGCGGAAGTCCAAGCTCCCCTATGACAAGATCCATTTCTTGGCCGTCAGTCGGGCTGTGGCGGATGAAGTGAGAGCTTCAGTTTTAGCTCGATATTCGGATGTCTCTATCCTGCCGAATATGATCGATCCAAACATCTTCAGACCCCTTTCAGGGGAGCATCCCGAAGGCTTCAGAGTCCTATTCGTCGGGGCTCGCCCCGATGATCCCATCAAGGGACTCCCACTGTGTAAGGAGATCTTGTGCAAGGCTTGTGATCGCTCTGAGGCCTTTGCGAAGTACGCTACCTTTGTCTGTGTGGGTGTGCCCAAAGATAATCAGGCACTCGCAGACTTTCCTGTCGCCGTGGAGGCGATGGGAGCTGTGCATTCGACCGAAGAGCTCGTCCGACTCTATAATTCGGCACGTGTGACCCTCTCCACCTCACTCTTTGAGACCTTCGGACAGACGCTGCTGGAGTCCGTCGCCTGTGGTACGCCGGCTTTGGCTTTCGAGGTCGGGGGCATCTCCGACATCATACTCAGTGAGAATGGTCTCCTCATCCCTCCTTACGACACCTCGGCGATGGCACAAGCACTACTACACCTCTTTGAGCATCCCGAAGAGTGGGCACAAAAAGAGAGGGTCAGTGCCACGGCATCACGCTTTTATGCCGAGACGGTGGCAGAGCAAGCGAGGGCGATCTATGCCTCTATGTTGTCAGAATAG
- a CDS encoding 4-alpha-glucanotransferase, which produces MNRTATLHFEIEYHVSSPDYSLVWEGEISSPEGYNERRALSMQLQGKCWHLSLELPEQLHGEGSYVLSYNYLLEKEGVPIRYEAPAPHTLIINPPLGEDVRIKDRWIDPSPLHRLNQYPIAPLLHPKSDEVRPITLDALTVTITAVHLPHLLTGQLFVCGASEPLGAWDLSRSVPLSRSGDDYYFVSREEVDTEYKFVFRLEDGTYLWERGDNRWLHSSEGSTIHFVHPPDFDVALDQLSHQLSGTVLPLFSLRTDRSFGVGDFDDALLLLEWLKETRQTVYQLLPIYDTSFTGTLADTYPYNSITTYGLHPLYLSVRDLPYYSTSVERDRWEREALRLNALPTVAYTEVLDLKWEVIRDIFARWYDAGGHETQEYRSFLEEEGEDLMAYSLFCVLRDRHPHREVVDYPPYAMVRREWEEVRSVEGKDATSEVELHNFVQYHLYRQLAILSRRAKEYSILLKGDLPIGVGRNSVDVWVSPHLFDIGMNAGAPPDAFSANGQIWGFPTYNWERMRADEYRWWRRRLSTMERYFSAIRIDHILGFFRIWSVPRGETDPCLGRFVPALGYSVHELADRGISPEGLDKAGDPDRVLLKDEDSLYHPRVMLSRLPLLKTLDDGLAQRLMALHDEYFYHRNESLWRQTAIERIRGLMSASRMLLCAEDLGMLPHSVSEVLSSCEILSLEILRMPKSPVASIVRSEDIPTLSVLSTSTHDMPTLRGWWQERSERERTELETYYNTSGESPLTPAGLISALFDSAALFVILPLQDWCVLSGYGSDVDPKSERINIPEDPRHIWDYRMSGSIEALRADEVLKERIKALTHDKSNDPDR; this is translated from the coding sequence ATGAATAGGACGGCAACATTGCACTTTGAGATCGAGTACCATGTCTCTTCACCCGATTACTCATTGGTCTGGGAGGGGGAGATTTCTTCTCCTGAAGGTTACAACGAGCGTAGAGCCTTATCCATGCAGTTGCAAGGAAAGTGTTGGCATCTTTCGTTGGAGCTTCCCGAGCAGTTACACGGTGAGGGCTCTTACGTGCTGTCGTACAACTATTTGCTTGAAAAGGAAGGTGTCCCCATCCGATACGAAGCCCCTGCACCCCACACGCTCATCATCAATCCTCCTCTTGGCGAAGATGTACGCATCAAAGACCGGTGGATAGATCCTTCTCCTCTACATCGACTCAACCAATATCCGATTGCTCCGCTTCTGCATCCCAAGAGTGATGAAGTCAGACCCATAACGCTGGATGCTTTGACTGTAACCATAACAGCCGTTCATCTGCCTCACTTGCTGACCGGACAGCTCTTTGTCTGTGGTGCGTCTGAGCCTTTGGGGGCTTGGGATCTTAGTCGTTCTGTCCCTCTTTCAAGGAGTGGTGATGACTATTATTTTGTCTCTCGGGAGGAGGTGGATACAGAGTATAAGTTTGTTTTCCGACTGGAGGACGGTACTTACCTTTGGGAGAGGGGGGACAACCGATGGTTGCATTCCTCCGAGGGGAGTACGATACACTTCGTACATCCCCCCGACTTCGATGTGGCTTTGGATCAATTGTCACATCAACTCTCCGGCACAGTCTTGCCCCTCTTCTCTTTACGTACCGATCGGTCGTTCGGGGTGGGGGACTTTGACGACGCTTTGCTTCTGTTGGAATGGCTCAAAGAGACCCGACAGACCGTGTATCAGCTCTTGCCGATCTATGACACCTCGTTCACAGGCACCTTGGCAGATACCTATCCATACAACAGCATAACCACTTATGGTCTCCATCCGCTGTATCTTTCCGTTCGAGATCTCCCTTACTATTCGACTTCTGTCGAGCGTGACCGATGGGAGCGAGAGGCTCTACGCCTGAATGCACTACCTACCGTCGCTTACACAGAGGTCTTGGATCTGAAGTGGGAAGTGATCCGTGACATCTTTGCTCGCTGGTACGATGCCGGAGGTCATGAGACCCAAGAGTATCGCTCATTTTTGGAAGAAGAGGGGGAAGACCTCATGGCATACAGCCTTTTCTGCGTCCTTAGAGACCGTCATCCTCATAGGGAAGTCGTGGACTACCCTCCTTATGCCATGGTGAGACGTGAGTGGGAAGAGGTTCGAAGTGTCGAGGGGAAGGATGCTACGTCAGAGGTAGAGTTGCATAATTTTGTTCAATATCATCTGTATCGACAGTTGGCAATCCTCAGTCGAAGAGCCAAGGAATACTCTATACTCCTCAAGGGGGATCTGCCGATAGGTGTCGGTCGCAACAGTGTGGATGTGTGGGTCTCCCCACACTTGTTCGACATCGGGATGAATGCCGGTGCGCCCCCCGATGCTTTTTCCGCAAACGGTCAGATATGGGGTTTCCCTACGTACAACTGGGAACGTATGCGTGCCGATGAGTATCGGTGGTGGCGACGAAGGCTCTCCACGATGGAGCGTTATTTCAGTGCCATACGTATCGATCACATCTTGGGCTTCTTTAGGATATGGAGCGTCCCGAGGGGAGAGACCGATCCTTGTTTAGGTCGATTTGTGCCTGCTCTTGGCTACTCCGTGCACGAGCTCGCCGATCGGGGTATCTCTCCCGAAGGTTTGGATAAGGCCGGAGATCCCGACAGGGTCTTGTTGAAAGATGAAGACAGTCTCTATCATCCCAGAGTGATGCTGTCTCGTTTGCCACTCTTGAAGACGTTGGACGATGGGTTGGCTCAGCGACTGATGGCTCTCCATGACGAATACTTCTATCACCGCAACGAAAGCCTATGGCGGCAGACCGCCATCGAGCGTATCAGGGGCTTGATGTCGGCATCACGGATGCTCCTCTGTGCCGAAGATCTGGGGATGTTGCCCCACAGTGTCAGCGAGGTCCTGTCGAGCTGTGAGATCCTGTCGCTGGAGATCCTGCGTATGCCCAAGAGTCCTGTGGCAAGCATTGTGCGGAGCGAAGACATCCCTACGCTCTCGGTGCTCAGCACCTCCACGCATGATATGCCTACCCTGAGGGGGTGGTGGCAGGAGCGATCCGAGCGAGAGCGGACAGAGCTGGAGACCTACTACAACACCTCCGGAGAGTCTCCCCTGACACCAGCCGGTCTGATCTCAGCCCTCTTCGATAGTGCCGCTCTCTTTGTCATCCTCCCCCTCCAAGACTGGTGTGTCCTCTCGGGCTATGGCTCTGATGTCGATCCCAAGAGCGAGCGCATCAACATTCCCGAGGATCCGAGACACATTTGGGACTATCGCATGAGTGGTTCGATCGAAGCTCTGAGGGCAGATGAGGTACTCAAGGAACGAATAAAGGCTTTGACTCATGACAAGTCAAACGACCCTGACAGATAA